One genomic window of Diospyros lotus cultivar Yz01 chromosome 8, ASM1463336v1, whole genome shotgun sequence includes the following:
- the LOC127808260 gene encoding probable glycosyltransferase At5g03795 isoform X1, whose amino-acid sequence MKLLRKIIIFLVLRIDWRKLLLIGSFFTIVGVVVQISTLPYPLTIWVFSSSDLPLLYISMNSNVHLNEKNSLMRLEQFETHAVVSMNTSTVLNPLVSTNTSTVLNHVVSTNTSTVLNQSMSIVEERPISSRKRGQSSKRQRRHRKAEDIVAYPPRLRPVPHRLLRYVRSLTPYEALVYAKKEMENISSVINDPDPELYAPLFRNVSVFQRSYELMELLLKVYIYQDGKRPIFHEPILRGIYSSEGWFMKLMEENRQFVTQDPEKAHLFYLPYSAKQLQTALYVPNSHNIRRLSFFLRDHVNMLAAKYPFWNRTRGSDHFLVACHDWGPYTLTEHEELTKNTIKALCNADASEGIFVAGKDVSLPETTIRNPKRPLRGLGGNRVSQRPILAFFAGHMHGRVRPTLLKYWNGKDEDMRIYRVLPNRVSRNMSYPLHMKSSKYCICPMGYEVNSPRIVESIYHECVPVIIADNFVPPLNEVLDWSSFSVIVEEKDIPKLKDILLSIPLKRYIKMQTNVKMLQKHFHWNARPIRYDMFHMILHSIWHARLNQIQIQQRS is encoded by the exons ATGAAATTATTGAGGAAGATTATTATTTTCCTTGTATTAAGGATTGATTGGAGAAAACTGCTTCTTATTGGTTCGTTCTTTACTATAGTTGGCGTTGTTGTTCAAATTTCTACACTTCCTTATCCACTGACCATATGGGTCTTTTCTTCATCAGATCTGCCTCTGCTGTACATATCCATGAATAGTAATGTACATTTGAATGAAAAGAATAGCTTGATGAGGCTTGAACAGTTTGAAACTCATGCTGTTGTCTCCATGAATACTTCAACTGTCTTAAATCCTCTCGTCTCCACAAATACTTCAACTGTCCTAAATCATGTTGTCTCCACAAATACTTCTACCGTCTTAAATCAATCAATGTCAATTGTGGAAGAGAGACCTATATCCTCTAGAAAGAGAGGTCAATCATCTAAAAGGCAAAGGCGGCATAGAAAGGCGGAGGATATAGTTGCTTATCCACCTCGTCTTAGACCTGTGCCCCATCGCTTGCTG AGGTATGTTCGGTCATTGACACCTTATGAAGCGCTTGTGTATGCTAAGAAAGAGATGGAGAACATCTCATCTGTCATCAACGACCCAGATCCAGAACTCTATGCTCCTTTATTCCGGAATGTTTCTGTTTTTCAAAG GAGCTATGAGCTGATGGAACTCTTGCTTAAAGTTTACATTTACCAAGATGGGAAGAGACCAATTTTCCATGAACCCATTCTGCGGGGAATTTATTCATCCGAAGGATGGTTTATGAAATTAATGGAGGAGAACAGACAATTTGTAACTCAGGACCCTGAGAAAGCTCACCTATTCTATCTTCCATACAGTGCAAAACAACTTCAGACGGCACTTTATGTGCCCAACTCACATAATATAAGGCGATTATCATTCTTCCTGAGAGATCACGTGAACATGCTTGCTGCAAAGTACCCATTTTGGAACCGGACTCGTGGATCAGATCATTTCCTAGTTGCTTGCCATGATTGG GGACCTTACACATTAACTGAGCATGAGGAGTTAACCAAAAACACTATAAAAGCTCTCTGCAATGCAGATGCCTCTGAAGGAATTTTTGTCGCGGGAAAGGATGTTTCTCTTCCAGAAACCACCATAAGAAATCCCAAGAGACCTCTTAGAGGTCTCGGAGGGAACAGAGTATCACAGCGCCCAATTCTTGCCTTCTTTGCTGGACACATGCATGGTAGGGTTCGCCCAACGCTTTTGAAGTACTGGAATGGCAAAGATGAAGATATGAGGATTTATAGGGTTCTACCCAATAGAGTATCCAGAAATATGTCTTATCCTTTGCATATGAAATCAAGCAAATATTGCATTTGTCCTATGGGTTATGAAGTTAACAGTCCCAGGATTGTGGAGTCAATATATCACGAGTGTGTTCCAGTGATTATTGCTGATAATTTTGTCCCTCCATTGAATGAAGTTCTGGATTGGAGTTCTTTCTCTGTGATTGTCGAGGAGAAGGATATTCCCAAACTGAAGGATATTCTGTTGTCTATTCCTTTGAAACGTTACATTAAGATGCAAACTAACGTGAAGATGCTGCAGAAGCATTTCCATTGGAACGCAAGACCCATCAGATACGATATGTTCCACATGATTTTGCATTCAATTTGGCATGCCAGGCTGAATCAGATCCAAATACAACAGCGATCCTAG
- the LOC127808260 gene encoding probable glycosyltransferase At5g03795 isoform X2, protein MKLLRKIIIFLVLRIDWRKLLLIDLPLLYISMNSNVHLNEKNSLMRLEQFETHAVVSMNTSTVLNPLVSTNTSTVLNHVVSTNTSTVLNQSMSIVEERPISSRKRGQSSKRQRRHRKAEDIVAYPPRLRPVPHRLLRYVRSLTPYEALVYAKKEMENISSVINDPDPELYAPLFRNVSVFQRSYELMELLLKVYIYQDGKRPIFHEPILRGIYSSEGWFMKLMEENRQFVTQDPEKAHLFYLPYSAKQLQTALYVPNSHNIRRLSFFLRDHVNMLAAKYPFWNRTRGSDHFLVACHDWGPYTLTEHEELTKNTIKALCNADASEGIFVAGKDVSLPETTIRNPKRPLRGLGGNRVSQRPILAFFAGHMHGRVRPTLLKYWNGKDEDMRIYRVLPNRVSRNMSYPLHMKSSKYCICPMGYEVNSPRIVESIYHECVPVIIADNFVPPLNEVLDWSSFSVIVEEKDIPKLKDILLSIPLKRYIKMQTNVKMLQKHFHWNARPIRYDMFHMILHSIWHARLNQIQIQQRS, encoded by the exons ATGAAATTATTGAGGAAGATTATTATTTTCCTTGTATTAAGGATTGATTGGAGAAAACTGCTTCTTATTG ATCTGCCTCTGCTGTACATATCCATGAATAGTAATGTACATTTGAATGAAAAGAATAGCTTGATGAGGCTTGAACAGTTTGAAACTCATGCTGTTGTCTCCATGAATACTTCAACTGTCTTAAATCCTCTCGTCTCCACAAATACTTCAACTGTCCTAAATCATGTTGTCTCCACAAATACTTCTACCGTCTTAAATCAATCAATGTCAATTGTGGAAGAGAGACCTATATCCTCTAGAAAGAGAGGTCAATCATCTAAAAGGCAAAGGCGGCATAGAAAGGCGGAGGATATAGTTGCTTATCCACCTCGTCTTAGACCTGTGCCCCATCGCTTGCTG AGGTATGTTCGGTCATTGACACCTTATGAAGCGCTTGTGTATGCTAAGAAAGAGATGGAGAACATCTCATCTGTCATCAACGACCCAGATCCAGAACTCTATGCTCCTTTATTCCGGAATGTTTCTGTTTTTCAAAG GAGCTATGAGCTGATGGAACTCTTGCTTAAAGTTTACATTTACCAAGATGGGAAGAGACCAATTTTCCATGAACCCATTCTGCGGGGAATTTATTCATCCGAAGGATGGTTTATGAAATTAATGGAGGAGAACAGACAATTTGTAACTCAGGACCCTGAGAAAGCTCACCTATTCTATCTTCCATACAGTGCAAAACAACTTCAGACGGCACTTTATGTGCCCAACTCACATAATATAAGGCGATTATCATTCTTCCTGAGAGATCACGTGAACATGCTTGCTGCAAAGTACCCATTTTGGAACCGGACTCGTGGATCAGATCATTTCCTAGTTGCTTGCCATGATTGG GGACCTTACACATTAACTGAGCATGAGGAGTTAACCAAAAACACTATAAAAGCTCTCTGCAATGCAGATGCCTCTGAAGGAATTTTTGTCGCGGGAAAGGATGTTTCTCTTCCAGAAACCACCATAAGAAATCCCAAGAGACCTCTTAGAGGTCTCGGAGGGAACAGAGTATCACAGCGCCCAATTCTTGCCTTCTTTGCTGGACACATGCATGGTAGGGTTCGCCCAACGCTTTTGAAGTACTGGAATGGCAAAGATGAAGATATGAGGATTTATAGGGTTCTACCCAATAGAGTATCCAGAAATATGTCTTATCCTTTGCATATGAAATCAAGCAAATATTGCATTTGTCCTATGGGTTATGAAGTTAACAGTCCCAGGATTGTGGAGTCAATATATCACGAGTGTGTTCCAGTGATTATTGCTGATAATTTTGTCCCTCCATTGAATGAAGTTCTGGATTGGAGTTCTTTCTCTGTGATTGTCGAGGAGAAGGATATTCCCAAACTGAAGGATATTCTGTTGTCTATTCCTTTGAAACGTTACATTAAGATGCAAACTAACGTGAAGATGCTGCAGAAGCATTTCCATTGGAACGCAAGACCCATCAGATACGATATGTTCCACATGATTTTGCATTCAATTTGGCATGCCAGGCTGAATCAGATCCAAATACAACAGCGATCCTAG